In Dysgonomonadaceae bacterium PH5-43, the genomic stretch CTGTTGCGACTCTTTTTTAGAATGTCCAGTGCCAACTCCAGCTAACAATCCGTTTAATAAAACTTGCGTTTGAAATATAGTATTACTATGTCTATCAACAAAATTTTCTATGAGTTCAAACTCTAATGATATTTTGTGTTTCTGACACCATTCTAATAGCTTAGATTTGAAATTTACTTCTTTCTTGGCTAAATCGTTTATATCGATGTAGGGATAGAGAATTTTAGTTTCTATAAACTTATACGTTTTTCGATATCCTTGATCTAAGTAAATGGCTCCAATAAAAGCTTCTAAGGCATTGCCTAATATATGAGATTTTGGAGAGTTTACTTGAGTTGAGGAGACAATCATTTTGTGCAAGCCTAATTCTCTTGCTATTTTATTCAATGTTTCTCGCTTAACTATTTTAGAGCGAGTATTTGTTAGGAAGCCTTCGTTCTTTTTGGGGTATTTCTTAAATAAAATATCTGCAATGACAGCATCAAGTACTGCATCACCAAGAAACTCTAAGCGCTCATTGTTAAAGTAAATGCCATTATTGTTTTCTTTAGAAGAAGATTTGTGTCTTAATGCTTCTTCATAGAGAGTTATATCTTTAGGATAAAATCCTGAGATTTGGTACAAAAGTAAATAAGGCCTTTCCTTTTTAGAAAGGGAAGACCTTATCTTATAAAAGATTGTTTTTACCACTATTTTGTAAATTTCTTAACGATAAGACAAGCATTGTGTCCTCCAAATCCGAATGTATTTGAAAGGGCTGCTCTAACTTCTCGTTTTTGAGCCTTATTAAAAGTGAAATTCAAATTGTAATCAATTGATGGGTCTTCATCTCCTTCTTCGTGATTGATAGTAGGAGGAACTATATCATTTTGTACCGCTAATACGCAAGCCATAGTTTCTATAGCTCCAGCAGCACCCAACATATGACCCGTCATAGATTTTGTAGAACTTATATTTAGCTTATAAGCACTTTCTCCAAATACTTCTTTGATAGCTTTAACTTCCGAAGGGTCTCCTACCGGAGTTGATGTTCCGTGAACATTGATATAGTCAATGTCTTCAGGAGAGAGATTTGCATCAGCAAGAGCATT encodes the following:
- a CDS encoding ribonuclease-3 (product_source=KO:K03685; cath_funfam=1.10.1520.10,3.30.160.20; cog=COG0571; ko=KO:K03685; pfam=PF00035,PF14622; smart=SM00358,SM00535; superfamily=54768,69065; tigrfam=TIGR02191) → MVKTIFYKIRSSLSKKERPYLLLYQISGFYPKDITLYEEALRHKSSSKENNNGIYFNNERLEFLGDAVLDAVIADILFKKYPKKNEGFLTNTRSKIVKRETLNKIARELGLHKMIVSSTQVNSPKSHILGNALEAFIGAIYLDQGYRKTYKFIETKILYPYIDINDLAKKEVNFKSKLLEWCQKHKISLEFELIENFVDRHSNTIFQTQVLLNGLLAGVGTGHSKKESQQQASQMALAKIKKEKDFKEEVFSINSEANDILSTNKDDL